Below is a genomic region from Castanea sativa cultivar Marrone di Chiusa Pesio chromosome 2, ASM4071231v1.
TGCATTCATCTTCTCTCTCCTAACAAATGATTGGTTTAAGATTGTGTGTATTATTAAATATCCCATAAACAACAATGAAACCCAAAAACCATCTTTACCATTGCATGTGTCTTGACCTTCCATATATTTCCATTTATACTAAATCTTCAATTTGAAATTAGGttgcaataaaattttgataagttTTTTTCATCATAATTGTTACAATGTAACATGACGAATTTTGATACGTCAAAATAATTCAACGACGTTGATATAAACAAAACTTATCACATTAATAaagaatttctcaattttagcTTTCCAGGGTTGTCCTTTTAGGTTTCATCCCATTGGGTCCTCACCCCCAAAAATTGATGGAAGGACCTATTGGGGACTTGATTGTGGGGACAGTAGGGAGGTGATAACCTGACTTTAGGTTTGTGATAACCTAATCCTCCAAATTTGAATTTGCTGAATGTAGGTTAGTGCGGCATGGTTGATTGATTCCTTTTGTGGGGtcctttttataaataaaaaaaaaagaaaaaaaaaagaaagaaaatacttTTGTCTTTCCGATcatcaaaagagagagagaaaagaaatcaagTGAAAGATTTGTAACATGGAACCGTCCAATTATTCTTACCTCCTCTTTATTCCAGCAACTTCAACACGTAGTAAGGTACATcctatttcctttcttttgggTGAGATGGGGTAGATCTTCAAAAGAATCACgcccttttctctctctctctctctgggtccattttgtttttgtttatttggcCCACACCATTAGTTTTTTGACAATAAAATAATTGGCAAACACTtcacaaattacatttttatttaagtatattaaaaaaaaaagtggatggGGCCcatttttgtgtatatataatatggaactttttcttttttaaattaagtgaGGTGGGAATagggttgggtttttttttcccttcaaaaaattggaaagaaaataaaaagaggtgGTGGGAACACGTGTGTAGCCAAGGATAAAGCTTAAAAAAAGTCATCCTCACATAACATAAATTCACAATACAGGCAAAGTTGTCAGAAGCCTATCAGAACTACATGTCCTACTTTGAATGGAGTTCTGGAAGGTCCCAACCGCTCTGTTttagaaagaaaggaaagggtCCAAAGCCCTGATCTTCCCAAATGGGTGGGACCACGCTATAAGGTAGGGGCAAAACCGGAATCGGAATGTTAAATCATGTGAAATCAAAAGCATAGATATTATTTAAATCTAATCAATAGATAGAGTAATTATCAtagtaatattattataataatataataatatccaaACACATGTAATCATAAGATAAGATAAAGTTTGGgcagtttcaaaaaaaaaaaaaaaaaaaaagataaaagtttgGGCAAAATAGGAATGAGCGACGTGTATGATACTGACAATAAAGAAAAGAGACGCACCCTTTTCAATATAACTTAACCTACTTCTTGTCAAAGTCTGAaaagagcgagagagagagcaagCATTCGTGGTAATAACTATTTGGCAAATCAGTATCGTAATATCACATTATAAATagtgggtagagagagagagagagagagagagagagagagagagagagaaattatggCCCAcgccaactctctctctctctctcccatatATAAAACCAAGCAAGAGTCCAAAATGGAGCTCATTCTCTCACACTATGAAATTCCTTTAGGCTTTACTATGCACCCACCTCAGCTTTTCTCTTTATCACTAGCCAGAGAGCACCCAAGGTCACAACACTAACTCAAATCTCTCAGCATCTTCTTTCCATTCTTtaacagtgtttttttttttttttttcaacaaatggACAAGGATTGGACCATTTACTTAgtaaagccaaaaaaataaaaattatcagaGACTCGCTCACTCACTCACACGCGCACGCATATTAAGAAAAATAGCACCATCATCATCAGCACAATAAAGACTACTAGGATAATATATAGTAGCACCATCGCCACGCAAGGAAACAAAGATTTGACTCgctattttaaataaaaaaattggatataCATATATACCCTCCATTGCATATATATGTCAAAAAGATAACAGTTTTACTGCCTTTTCCTTAAAAACTAATAAcccaaaacaaagggaaagagaaaCCTAAGCAAGAACCTGCATCCCAGcccccaaaaagaagagaagtttGGTCTTTGAAGACTTGGAACTTCCTCTTCAGCCTTTTACACCAATTTTTCACTCCCTTGCCCTacaaaacatcaattttttttttttttgaactttcacTTTCCTTTCCCTTGCATTGCCCCCATCCATCCACAACCCcatcaaaatcaatcaaattttaaattagaatccATGATGAACCCAGTCAGAGTATGAACACAAGTGTATACATATGAATACACATTCCCAAGCACATTCCACAAAGGACCATTTACCCCACTCAGCTCAACTAAGTTCCCAAAATCGTGGGTTCGAGTCCCTAATGCCTTCTCTGCGGCGTGATTCCTCGAATGTAAGCATCTTGCATTTCTTCTCAGGCTGCCAGAAGGTATGTAAATTGTCATGTTCTAGGCAAGAAACAGCTTCCTTATACAAACTAGCCTCATTGaacttttttcatatttatttttccttgttttccCCATATGGGGGTGATTTGCAATGTAAAGCACCAAGGGAAATGGTATTTTCACTCACCAGCAGGTTGTTTCTGCTCTGCCGGCTTCACCTGAACTGAGTTGGGAACAGCATGAATGTAGGGGAAGCCCCCAGAGGATTGTGCAACACCATATGGGCCAACTTGGAGAATCTGTGAGGACATACCACCTTTCATGTTGCTATTAGCCGCAACTACCTTGGCAGGATCAGAAGTGCTGGTGTTAGCTAGTGTGACTGGAGAGCACAACGACAACATCCCAGTTGAGGCCGTACCCGATGACACATTTGGCTGCTGCTGCTGTTCACGGCGGTTTCTTTGATAATACCCACTTGCAGTTGATGCAGAGGAAGTGTTATTAGTTGACTGTGCTACTTGGACTTGTTGCAAATAATTATTGTAGTACATCTGTTGGGTTGGGATCGATTGCTTTGAAAACTGCTGAGACagcagctgctgctgctgctgctgctgttgctgttgttgtggCAATTGAGATTTAGTTGAAGTGCTTGAATTAGAGGTGACATGGGCATTTCCAAGGATTGATGCATTCCTTCCCCCAACCGGGGATGACTTCCGGCTAGGCACTGAAGGTGAGTTCTTGGCCTGCTGAGATGACAATGTAGAAGCTTGGCCAGCTTTGTTAGCAGTAGAAGCGGAAGCAGTTGTCCTTGGGCTTCCACCAGCACTCTTTGACAGAGAAGTTGTGGGCGAGCCAACCATAATTGGCGGCGATGGAGACTGGTTGCTACTGGGAGGTTGTTGCCCTTGTGCTGTTGATGATTTCGTATTAGCCGCAAATGATATCTGCCCATGGCTTTGTTGGGTCCTACCTTGCTGCTGAGGATGGTTTTTAAGAGATGAGGAGGTTGAAGAGGACAGAGTCGGAGAAGGAACTTGGGAAGTGGTTGTCCTTACAGAATTCTTCCACTGAGGAGATTGAGTTGGGCTGCAGCTGGTTTGAACAAGGTTTTGgggaaaagaagagagattagCAAACTTTGTGTTCATAGAAGACGATGAAGGAAGGTGATCCGAGTAAACACTACCATTACTCGTTGCTGGAGTTTTGCTCCGAGCCGCTGCTGCTTGATTCTGCGCAATTTGATTCTGTGCAATTTGATTCTTCTGCATCAGAATCATTTGCTGCTGTGGTTGATTCCGCTGATTCATTAGCTGCTGAGCAGCAGTAACACCGCTAATGGTGGTAGGCATAACAGAACCAGAAGCCCGTGCAGTAGCAGACCCAAGAGACCCAAGAGACCCAAGATTAAGAGGTCTTGCAGAGCTATCAACAACAGTATTGCCCGTTATTGTATCAGTCAAATCTGGCCTAGAGGAGAAAGCAATAGACTGTCCCACTATTGACTGACCCTTTCCTGGCAtggcttttctttcttcttcaacatTAGAAGAATCACCTCCAGTTTTTCCTTCTTCAGAAACACGGTAATTCCTCTTCTGCTGAGCGACTTGGGCGGCAGCAATATACTGATAACTTTGTCTTGTAACCTCGGGAAGGTTTTGAAGAATAGGATGATTCTGTGGAATGGTTGAGATGTCAATGCCAGGGCCGGTACTAGTACCATTAATGGAAGCAAAAGACATGGCAAAAGTTTGATGCTCCACTCCAGCCTTTAAGCCCTGCTGATGTgactgctgctgctgctgttgtttcttttcattatgACTACCACTTGCATTATTGGTGACACTGGCACCACCCATTGCTGCAGGGGTCATCACAGCAAAGTTAGATGGGTGTATTGGCATTGCAAAATTGGGGGGGGCATAAAAGTTCATGCTTGCCCGAGAAACACGGCTATCAGCAGTCGAGGGACTATCTTCCCCACCCATTTCAGACTCAAGTTGGCGTGCCTGATGAGGGACCTGCTGATtctgctgttgctgctgctgctgctgccgCTGTAGTGACTGTGAAGGCTGGTTTTTGGGCGCAGGAAACCCTTGCAAATTTCCACTACTAACATTAACTCCATTGCCATGTTGCCTCTGCTGCTGATTCTGCAAGTGCTTCTGAGAAGACGAGGAACCACTGGAAATACTTGCATTCTGATGACCTTGTTGGCTTTGTTGCGATTGAGCAGGTGgttgctgttgctgctgctgctgaatCTGTGAATGATGGATCATTTGAGGAGGatagaaagaattgaagaatGGCATTGCCTGACCATGGGTTGCTCTATAAGCTGGTGCACCAACATGACCCGGAATTGGGAAAGGATATGGACTATTCTGCAAAATTGCCAAATACGGAGTTTCATTCCCAGCCACATTTGCGTAGTTGAAGCTCATTGCTGGGGCTGCTGCTGCTGCCACTGCTGTTGCTGCTGCACTAACTGCAGCAGAATTTGATGTACTTGATGAAGCAGCACTACCGGCAGCAGGAGGCTTTACAGAACCAGATCGGACAGAAGCAGCTGCAACTGCTTGTTGCTGGTTCAGAGGGAAAATGAAAGTAGGACCCTGAAATTCAATACACGAgccccaaaattcaaaaaacatcCACCAAAGAAgacaagaagaaaaatcaaaataaatacaattttggaaaaaagaaatcataccATGATATTATTAGGTGCTCCTGGGGGCACTGTTTGCTGAAGCAAAATCTGCTGCTTTCTCTGTGCAGCATCCACAATGTTGGCTGCTTGAGAACCTTT
It encodes:
- the LOC142624765 gene encoding protein TIME FOR COFFEE isoform X8; this encodes MDRNREARRGTMAATNGLTRRRHRSSSLRDSPEEDGPVELQETARLRDRGGSGKKDRDRDRDRDRDRERDRDRDRLSRSKRRRGDRLLHGNNREDGGDESSEESVNDEEEDEDDEVVIGGGNGGGVASSVRMLPPNPSPLSSSTNSLSNHRKSFPPPAKVFRAAPTWKAPDEMIGVSVPRKARSASTKRSHENWAGGSGGGGGVVGGEQIHRQASTSPPNGPKLRPPKSTTKSSSSAAQDEIEIEIAEVLYGMLRQPQGLSKQESYTNDSREANKSSTDAKSRVSSPISNSTSTLPHSSSLLPQNSSSSVTPISTVATAPKRKKPRPVKYDDESPTIFTGRNSPISATTKAEMDQSTKMETSEKNAGSAAENGGVPYELGSSQVVQPPSLEAAQPESSMIIKPESNVLSDSKALTNESENKDVGVSKEEPQSPKKESPVVRLDDNRDDAKANKANSTATEVESHKEEKFQIDLMAPPPSRSSPERDGEAEFVAVDPKAMVTDVEMEIKPQVKEDEKVVKTIGKEETVNVESEKPKIVAVEEAESHKPVVAPKERNIDLQLDLEKTDRDSGTASVSGNSKSHFHHNVQKLQQQSQHTHNEKIAQTSSLPLPMSVPGWPGGLPPMGRYMAPLPGVVSMDGSTVSPAPIQPPNLLFTQPRPKRCATHCYIARNILYHQQIARMNPFWPAAAGSASIYGAKPGNLNVIPSAELHGNIAGRVVNPTQDKGQSVAMFPAHSGGKDNKGSQAANIVDAAQRKQQILLQQTVPPGAPNNIMGPTFIFPLNQQQAVAAASVRSGSVKPPAAGSAASSSTSNSAAVSAAATAVAAAAAPAMSFNYANVAGNETPYLAILQNSPYPFPIPGHVGAPAYRATHGQAMPFFNSFYPPQMIHHSQIQQQQQQQPPAQSQQSQQGHQNASISSGSSSSQKHLQNQQQRQHGNGVNVSSGNLQGFPAPKNQPSQSLQRQQQQQQQQNQQVPHQARQLESEMGGEDSPSTADSRVSRASMNFYAPPNFAMPIHPSNFAVMTPAAMGGASVTNNASGSHNEKKQQQQQQSHQQGLKAGVEHQTFAMSFASINGTSTGPGIDISTIPQNHPILQNLPEVTRQSYQYIAAAQVAQQKRNYRVSEEGKTGGDSSNVEEERKAMPGKGQSIVGQSIAFSSRPDLTDTITGNTVVDSSARPLNLGSLGSLGSATARASGSVMPTTISGVTAAQQLMNQRNQPQQQMILMQKNQIAQNQIAQNQAAAARSKTPATSNGSVYSDHLPSSSSMNTKFANLSSFPQNLVQTSCSPTQSPQWKNSVRTTTSQVPSPTLSSSTSSSLKNHPQQQGRTQQSHGQISFAANTKSSTAQGQQPPSSNQSPSPPIMVGSPTTSLSKSAGGSPRTTASASTANKAGQASTLSSQQAKNSPSVPSRKSSPVGGRNASILGNAHVTSNSSTSTKSQLPQQQQQQQQQQQLLSQQFSKQSIPTQQMYYNNYLQQVQVAQSTNNTSSASTASGYYQRNRREQQQQPNVSSGTASTGMLSLCSPVTLANTSTSDPAKVVAANSNMKGGMSSQILQVGPYGVAQSSGGFPYIHAVPNSVQVKPAEQKQPAGE
- the LOC142624765 gene encoding protein TIME FOR COFFEE isoform X5 codes for the protein MDRNREARRGTMAATNGLTRRRHRSSSLRDSPEEDGPVELQETARLRDRGGSGKKDRDRDRDRDRDRERDRDRDRLSRSKRRRGDRLLHGNNREDGGDESSEESVNDEEEDEDDEVVIGGGNGGGVASSVRMLPPNPSPLSSSTNSLSNHRKSFPPPAKVFRAAPTWKAPDEMIGVSVPRKARSASTKRSHENWAGGSGGGGGVVGGEQIHRQASTSPVRQTGLVSMAAASPAPASPSSSNASVRKKMPNGPKLRPPKSTTKSSSSAAQDEIEIEIAEVLYGMLRQPQGLSKQESYTNDSREANKSSTDAKSRVSSPISNSTSTLPHSSSLLPQNSSSSVTPISTVATAPKRKKPRPVKYDDESPTIFTGRNSPISATTKAEMDQSTKMETSEKNAGSAAENGGVPYELGSSQVVQPPSLEAAQPESSMIIKPESNVLSDSKALTNESENKDVGVSKEEPQSPKKESPVVRLDDNRDDAKANKANSTATEVESHKEEKFQIDLMAPPPSRSSPERDGEAEFVAVDPKAMVTDVEMEIKPQVKEDEKVVKTIGKEETVNVESEKPKIVAVEEAESHKPVVAPKERNIDLQLDLEKTDRDSGTASVSGNSKSHFHHNVQKLQQQSQHTHNEKIAQTSSLPLPMSVPGWPGGLPPMGYMAPLPGVVSMDGSTVSPAPIQPPNLLFTQPRPKRCATHCYIARNILYHQQIARMNPFWPAAAGSASIYGAKPGNLNVIPSAELHGNIAGRVVNPTQDKGQSVAMFPAHSGGKDNKGSQAANIVDAAQRKQQILLQQTVPPGAPNNIMGPTFIFPLNQQQAVAAASVRSGSVKPPAAGSAASSSTSNSAAVSAAATAVAAAAAPAMSFNYANVAGNETPYLAILQNSPYPFPIPGHVGAPAYRATHGQAMPFFNSFYPPQMIHHSQIQQQQQQQPPAQSQQSQQGHQNASISSGSSSSQKHLQNQQQRQHGNGVNVSSGNLQGFPAPKNQPSQSLQRQQQQQQQQNQQVPHQARQLESEMGGEDSPSTADSRVSRASMNFYAPPNFAMPIHPSNFAVMTPAAMGGASVTNNASGSHNEKKQQQQQQSHQQGLKAGVEHQTFAMSFASINGTSTGPGIDISTIPQNHPILQNLPEVTRQSYQYIAAAQVAQQKRNYRVSEEGKTGGDSSNVEEERKAMPGKGQSIVGQSIAFSSRPDLTDTITGNTVVDSSARPLNLGSLGSLGSATARASGSVMPTTISGVTAAQQLMNQRNQPQQQMILMQKNQIAQNQIAQNQAAAARSKTPATSNGSVYSDHLPSSSSMNTKFANLSSFPQNLVQTSCSPTQSPQWKNSVRTTTSQVPSPTLSSSTSSSLKNHPQQQGRTQQSHGQISFAANTKSSTAQGQQPPSSNQSPSPPIMVGSPTTSLSKSAGGSPRTTASASTANKAGQASTLSSQQAKNSPSVPSRKSSPVGGRNASILGNAHVTSNSSTSTKSQLPQQQQQQQQQQQLLSQQFSKQSIPTQQMYYNNYLQQVQVAQSTNNTSSASTASGYYQRNRREQQQQPNVSSGTASTGMLSLCSPVTLANTSTSDPAKVVAANSNMKGGMSSQILQVGPYGVAQSSGGFPYIHAVPNSVQVKPAEQKQPAGE
- the LOC142624765 gene encoding protein TIME FOR COFFEE isoform X6 — protein: MDRNREARRGTMAATNGLTRRRHRSSSLRDSPEEDGPVELQETARLRDRGGSGKKDRDRDRDRDRDRERDRDRDRLSRSKRRRGDRLLHGNNREDGGDESSEESVNDEEEDEDDEVVIGGGNGGGVASSVRMLPPNPSPLSSSTNSLSNHRKSFPPPAKVFRAAPTWKAPDEMIGVSVPRKARSASTKRSHENWAGGSGGGGGVVGGEQIHRQASTSPKPNGPKLRPPKSTTKSSSSAAQDEIEIEIAEVLYGMLRQPQGLSKQESYTNDSREANKSSTDAKSRVSSPISNSTSTLPHSSSLLPQNSSSSVTPISTVATAPKRKKPRPVKYDDESPTIFTGRNSPISATTKAEMDQSTKMETSEKNAGSAAENGGVPYELGSSQVVQPPSLEAAQPESSMIIKPESNVLSDSKALTNESENKDVGVSKEEPQSPKKESPVVRLDDNRDDAKANKANSTATEVESHKEEKFQIDLMAPPPSRSSPERDGEAEFVAVDPKAMVTDVEMEIKPQVKEDEKVVKTIGKEETVNVESEKPKIVAVEEAESHKPVVAPKERNIDLQLDLEKTDRDSGTASVSGNSKSHFHHNVQKLQQQSQHTHNEKIAQTSSLPLPMSVPGWPGGLPPMGRYMAPLPGVVSMDGSTVSPAPIQPPNLLFTQPRPKRCATHCYIARNILYHQQIARMNPFWPAAAGSASIYGAKPGNLNVIPSAELHGNIAGRVVNPTQDKGQSVAMFPAHSGGKDNKGSQAANIVDAAQRKQQILLQQTVPPGAPNNIMGPTFIFPLNQQQAVAAASVRSGSVKPPAAGSAASSSTSNSAAVSAAATAVAAAAAPAMSFNYANVAGNETPYLAILQNSPYPFPIPGHVGAPAYRATHGQAMPFFNSFYPPQMIHHSQIQQQQQQQPPAQSQQSQQGHQNASISSGSSSSQKHLQNQQQRQHGNGVNVSSGNLQGFPAPKNQPSQSLQRQQQQQQQQNQQVPHQARQLESEMGGEDSPSTADSRVSRASMNFYAPPNFAMPIHPSNFAVMTPAAMGGASVTNNASGSHNEKKQQQQQQSHQQGLKAGVEHQTFAMSFASINGTSTGPGIDISTIPQNHPILQNLPEVTRQSYQYIAAAQVAQQKRNYRVSEEGKTGGDSSNVEEERKAMPGKGQSIVGQSIAFSSRPDLTDTITGNTVVDSSARPLNLGSLGSLGSATARASGSVMPTTISGVTAAQQLMNQRNQPQQQMILMQKNQIAQNQIAQNQAAAARSKTPATSNGSVYSDHLPSSSSMNTKFANLSSFPQNLVQTSCSPTQSPQWKNSVRTTTSQVPSPTLSSSTSSSLKNHPQQQGRTQQSHGQISFAANTKSSTAQGQQPPSSNQSPSPPIMVGSPTTSLSKSAGGSPRTTASASTANKAGQASTLSSQQAKNSPSVPSRKSSPVGGRNASILGNAHVTSNSSTSTKSQLPQQQQQQQQQQQLLSQQFSKQSIPTQQMYYNNYLQQVQVAQSTNNTSSASTASGYYQRNRREQQQQPNVSSGTASTGMLSLCSPVTLANTSTSDPAKVVAANSNMKGGMSSQILQVGPYGVAQSSGGFPYIHAVPNSVQVKPAEQKQPAGE
- the LOC142624765 gene encoding protein TIME FOR COFFEE isoform X4; its protein translation is MDRNREARRGTMAATNGLTRRRHRSSSLRDSPEEDGPVELQETARLRDRGGSGKKDRDRDRDRDRDRERDRDRDRLSRSKRRRGDRLLHGNNREDGGDESSEESVNDEEEDEDDEVVIGGGNGGGVASSVRMLPPNPSPLSSSTNSLSNHRKSFPPPAKVFRAAPTWKAPDEMIGVSVPRKARSASTKRSHENWAGGSGGGGGVVGGEQIHRQASTSPVRQTGLVSMAAASPAPASPSSSNASVRKKMPNGPKLRPPKSTTKSSSSAAQDEIEIEIAEVLYGMLRQPQGLSKQESYTNDSREANKSSTDAKSRVSSPISNSTSTLPHSSSLLPQNSSSSVTPISTVATAPKRKKPRPVKYDDESPTIFTGRNSPISATTKAEMDQSTKMETSEKNAGSAAENGGVPYELGSSQVVQPPSLEAAQPESSMIIKPESNVLSDSKALTNESENKDVGVSKEEPQSPKKESPVVRLDDNRDDAKANKANSTATEVESHKEEKFQIDLMAPPPSRSSPERDGEAEFVAVDPKAMVTDVEMEIKPQVKEDEKVVKTIGKEETVNVESEKPKIVAVEEAESHKPVVAPKERNIDLQLDLEKTDRDSGTASVSGNSKSHFHHNVQKLQQQSQHTHNEKIAQTSSLPLPMSVPGWPGGLPPMGRYMAPLPGVVSMDGSTVSPAPIQPPNLLFTQPRPKRCATHCYIARNILYHQQIARMNPFWPAAAGSASIYGAKPGNLNVIPSAELHGNIAGRVVNPTQDKGQSVAMFPAHSGGKDNKGSQAANIVDAAQRKQQILLQQTVPPGAPNNIMGPTFIFPLNQQQAVAAASVRSGSVKPPAAGSAASSSTSNSAAVSAAATAVAAAAAPAMSFNYANVAGNETPYLAILQNSPYPFPIPGHVGAPAYRATHGQAMPFFNSFYPPQMIHHSQIQQQQQQQPPAQSQQSQQGHQNASISSGSSSSQKHLQNQQQRQHGNGVNVSSGNLQGFPAPKNQPSQSLQRQQQQQQQQNQQVPHQARQLESEMGGEDSPSTADSRVSRASMNFYAPPNFAMPIHPSNFAVMTPAAMGGASVTNNASGSHNEKKQQQQQQSHQQGLKAGVEHQTFAMSFASINGTSTGPGIDISTIPQNHPILQNLPEVTRQSYQYIAAAQVAQQKRNYRVSEEGKTGGDSSNVEEERKAMPGKGQSIVGQSIAFSSRPDLTDTITGNTVVDSSARPLNLGSLGSLGSATARASGSVMPTTISGVTAAQQLMNQRNQPQQQMILMQKNQIAQNQIAQNQAAAARSKTPATSNGSVYSDHLPSSSSMNTKFANLSSFPQNLVQTSCSPTQSPQWKNSVRTTTSQVPSPTLSSSTSSSLKNHPQQQGRTQQSHGQISFAANTKSSTAQGQQPPSSNQSPSPPIMVGSPTTSLSKSAGGSPRTTASASTANKAGQASTLSSQQAKNSPSVPSRKSSPVGGRNASILGNAHVTSNSSTSTKSQLPQQQQQQQQQQQLLSQQFSKQSIPTQQMYYNNYLQQVQVAQSTNNTSSASTASGYYQRNRREQQQQPNVSSGTASTGMLSLCSPVTLANTSTSDPAKVVAANSNMKGGMSSQILQVGPYGVAQSSGGFPYIHAVPNSVQVKPAEQKQPAGE
- the LOC142624765 gene encoding protein TIME FOR COFFEE isoform X7; translated protein: MDRNREARRGTMAATNGLTRRRHRSSSLRDSPEEDGPVELQETARLRDRGGSGKKDRDRDRDRDRDRERDRDRDRLSRSKRRRGDRLLHGNNREDGGDESSEESVNDEEEDEDDEVVIGGGNGGGVASSVRMLPPNPSPLSSSTNSLSNHRKSFPPPAKVFRAAPTWKAPDEMIGVSVPRKARSASTKRSHENWAGGSGGGGGVVGGEQIHRQASTSPKPNGPKLRPPKSTTKSSSSAAQDEIEIEIAEVLYGMLRQPQGLSKQESYTNDSREANKSSTDAKSRVSSPISNSTSTLPHSSSLLPQNSSSSVTPISTVATAPKRKKPRPVKYDDESPTIFTGRNSPISATTKAEMDQSTKMETSEKNAGSAAENGGVPYELGSSQVVQPPSLEAAQPESSMIIKPESNVLSDSKALTNESENKDVGVSKEEPQSPKKESPVVRLDDNRDDAKANKANSTATEVESHKEEKFQIDLMAPPPSRSSPERDGEAEFVAVDPKAMVTDVEMEIKPQVKEDEKVVKTIGKEETVNVESEKPKIVAVEEAESHKPVVAPKERNIDLQLDLEKTDRDSGTASVSGNSKSHFHHNVQKLQQQSQHTHNEKIAQTSSLPLPMSVPGWPGGLPPMGYMAPLPGVVSMDGSTVSPAPIQPPNLLFTQPRPKRCATHCYIARNILYHQQIARMNPFWPAAAGSASIYGAKPGNLNVIPSAELHGNIAGRVVNPTQDKGQSVAMFPAHSGGKDNKGSQAANIVDAAQRKQQILLQQTVPPGAPNNIMGPTFIFPLNQQQAVAAASVRSGSVKPPAAGSAASSSTSNSAAVSAAATAVAAAAAPAMSFNYANVAGNETPYLAILQNSPYPFPIPGHVGAPAYRATHGQAMPFFNSFYPPQMIHHSQIQQQQQQQPPAQSQQSQQGHQNASISSGSSSSQKHLQNQQQRQHGNGVNVSSGNLQGFPAPKNQPSQSLQRQQQQQQQQNQQVPHQARQLESEMGGEDSPSTADSRVSRASMNFYAPPNFAMPIHPSNFAVMTPAAMGGASVTNNASGSHNEKKQQQQQQSHQQGLKAGVEHQTFAMSFASINGTSTGPGIDISTIPQNHPILQNLPEVTRQSYQYIAAAQVAQQKRNYRVSEEGKTGGDSSNVEEERKAMPGKGQSIVGQSIAFSSRPDLTDTITGNTVVDSSARPLNLGSLGSLGSATARASGSVMPTTISGVTAAQQLMNQRNQPQQQMILMQKNQIAQNQIAQNQAAAARSKTPATSNGSVYSDHLPSSSSMNTKFANLSSFPQNLVQTSCSPTQSPQWKNSVRTTTSQVPSPTLSSSTSSSLKNHPQQQGRTQQSHGQISFAANTKSSTAQGQQPPSSNQSPSPPIMVGSPTTSLSKSAGGSPRTTASASTANKAGQASTLSSQQAKNSPSVPSRKSSPVGGRNASILGNAHVTSNSSTSTKSQLPQQQQQQQQQQQLLSQQFSKQSIPTQQMYYNNYLQQVQVAQSTNNTSSASTASGYYQRNRREQQQQPNVSSGTASTGMLSLCSPVTLANTSTSDPAKVVAANSNMKGGMSSQILQVGPYGVAQSSGGFPYIHAVPNSVQVKPAEQKQPAGE
- the LOC142624765 gene encoding protein TIME FOR COFFEE isoform X3, encoding MDRNREARRGTMAATNGLTRRRHRSSSLRDSPEEDGPVELQETARLRDRGGSGKKDRDRDRDRDRDRERDRDRDRLSRSKRRRGDRLLHGNNREDGGDESSEESVNDEEEDEDDEVVIGGGNGGGVASSVRMLPPNPSPLSSSTNSLSNHRKSFPPPAKVFRAAPTWKAPDEMIGVSVPRKARSASTKRSHENWAGGSGGGGGVVGGEQIHRQASTSPVRQTGLVSMAAASPAPASPSSSNASVRKKMKPNGPKLRPPKSTTKSSSSAAQDEIEIEIAEVLYGMLRQPQGLSKQESYTNDSREANKSSTDAKSRVSSPISNSTSTLPHSSSLLPQNSSSSVTPISTVATAPKRKKPRPVKYDDESPTIFTGRNSPISATTKAEMDQSTKMETSEKNAGSAAENGGVPYELGSSQVVQPPSLEAAQPESSMIIKPESNVLSDSKALTNESENKDVGVSKEEPQSPKKESPVVRLDDNRDDAKANKANSTATEVESHKEEKFQIDLMAPPPSRSSPERDGEAEFVAVDPKAMVTDVEMEIKPQVKEDEKVVKTIGKEETVNVESEKPKIVAVEEAESHKPVVAPKERNIDLQLDLEKTDRDSGTASVSGNSKSHFHHNVQKLQQQSQHTHNEKIAQTSSLPLPMSVPGWPGGLPPMGRYMAPLPGVVSMDGSTVSPAPIQPPNLLFTQPRPKRCATHCYIARNILYHQQIARMNPFWPAAAGSASIYGAKPGNLNVIPSAELHGNIAGRVVNPTQDKGQSVAMFPAHSGGKDNKGSQAANIVDAAQRKQQILLQQTVPPGAPNNIMGPTFIFPLNQQQAVAAASVRSGSVKPPAAGSAASSSTSNSAAVSAAATAVAAAAAPAMSFNYANVAGNETPYLAILQNSPYPFPIPGHVGAPAYRATHGQAMPFFNSFYPPQMIHHSQIQQQQQQQPPAQSQQSQQGHQNASISSGSSSSQKHLQNQQQRQHGNGVNVSSGNLQGFPAPKNQPSQSLQRQQQQQQQQNQQVPHQARQLESEMGGEDSPSTADSRVSRASMNFYAPPNFAMPIHPSNFAVMTPAAMGGASVTNNASGSHNEKKQQQQQQSHQQGLKAGVEHQTFAMSFASINGTSTGPGIDISTIPQNHPILQNLPEVTRQSYQYIAAAQVAQQKRNYRVSEEGKTGGDSSNVEEERKAMPGKGQSIVGQSIAFSSRPDLTDTITGNTVVDSSARPLNLGSLGSLGSATARASGSVMPTTISGVTAAQQLMNQRNQPQQQMILMQKNQIAQNQIAQNQAAAARSKTPATSNGSVYSDHLPSSSSMNTKFANLSSFPQNLVQTSCSPTQSPQWKNSVRTTTSQVPSPTLSSSTSSSLKNHPQQQGRTQQSHGQISFAANTKSSTAQGQQPPSSNQSPSPPIMVGSPTTSLSKSAGGSPRTTASASTANKAGQASTLSSQQAKNSPSVPSRKSSPVGGRNASILGNAHVTSNSSTSTKSQLPQQQQQQQQQQQLLSQQFSKQSIPTQQMYYNNYLQQVQVAQSTNNTSSASTASGYYQRNRREQQQQPNVSSGTASTGMLSLCSPVTLANTSTSDPAKVVAANSNMKGGMSSQILQVGPYGVAQSSGGFPYIHAVPNSVQVKPAEQKQPAA